One genomic region from Arthrobacter sp. FB24 encodes:
- a CDS encoding glycoside hydrolase family 13 protein: protein MERISVAHSPVPTDGSSIPAWWASAVVYQVYPRSFADANGDGMGDLRGVTAHLDHLHRLGVDAVWLSPFYKSPQADAGYDVADYREVDPLFGTLADFDEMLQKAHGLGLKVIVDLVPNHTSDEHAWFREALAAPPGSRERDRYMFRPGKDSVPGSGSGDLAPNNWKSIFGGPAWTRVTEADGAPGEWYLHLFDTKQPDLNWDNAEVKEEMRSVLRFWLDRGVDGFRVDVAHGMVKEAGLPDWEGSAAMVEGATELPGDAHGGHTEAEEPHRAHPAAATDAAAATAADDDEHQAVSPLYPPSPFFDQDGVHEIYRDWHRVLAEYDGDRMMVAEAWVEPAERLARYVRPDEMQQAFNFDFLLAGWDAGRTAVAIEDSLRAAATVGATTTWVLSNHDTVRHSTRFGLKDPTTFPKGIAAEDEQPDAALGLARARAASMVSLALPGSAYLYQGEELGLPEHTTVPAEARQDPTFFRTNGIERGRDGCRVPLPWKAAEPGYGFASAFPGEAPAAPWLPQPESFGELAADRQDGVDGSTLELYRAALALRKEHRLGAGSFRWADVHAPADGVLAFHNGDVLVIANMGLAAATLPEGYRVALASADEAVTGGPAESGTAETGPAETGTAGSGTRPDGARKLAPDSAVYLVAV from the coding sequence ATGGAAAGGATATCTGTGGCACACAGCCCAGTCCCGACTGACGGCTCCTCGATTCCGGCGTGGTGGGCCAGCGCCGTCGTGTACCAGGTTTACCCGCGGTCCTTCGCCGATGCCAATGGCGACGGGATGGGGGATCTTCGCGGAGTGACGGCTCATTTGGACCACCTGCACAGGCTCGGCGTGGATGCCGTCTGGCTGTCCCCCTTCTACAAGTCACCCCAGGCCGACGCCGGTTACGACGTAGCCGACTACCGCGAAGTGGACCCGCTCTTCGGTACCCTGGCGGACTTCGACGAAATGTTGCAGAAGGCTCACGGCCTGGGGCTGAAGGTCATCGTTGACCTGGTGCCCAACCACACCTCGGACGAACACGCCTGGTTCCGGGAGGCCCTCGCGGCACCGCCCGGCTCACGCGAACGGGACCGTTACATGTTCCGGCCAGGCAAGGACTCCGTCCCCGGTTCGGGGAGCGGTGACCTGGCCCCGAACAACTGGAAGTCCATCTTCGGCGGCCCGGCCTGGACCCGCGTCACAGAGGCAGACGGCGCGCCCGGCGAATGGTACCTGCACCTCTTTGACACCAAGCAGCCTGACCTGAACTGGGACAACGCCGAGGTCAAGGAGGAAATGCGCTCGGTGCTGCGGTTCTGGCTGGACCGCGGCGTGGACGGCTTCCGCGTGGATGTGGCGCACGGGATGGTCAAGGAAGCGGGGCTTCCGGACTGGGAAGGCTCCGCAGCCATGGTGGAAGGAGCAACCGAGCTGCCTGGCGATGCCCATGGCGGCCATACCGAAGCCGAAGAACCGCACCGCGCCCACCCGGCAGCCGCCACTGACGCTGCCGCGGCGACAGCAGCCGACGACGACGAGCACCAGGCCGTCTCGCCGCTCTACCCGCCCTCGCCGTTCTTCGACCAGGACGGCGTGCACGAGATCTACCGCGACTGGCACCGGGTACTGGCCGAGTATGACGGCGACCGCATGATGGTGGCCGAGGCCTGGGTGGAGCCGGCCGAGCGGTTGGCCCGGTATGTCCGGCCCGATGAAATGCAGCAGGCGTTCAACTTCGACTTCCTGCTGGCCGGCTGGGATGCCGGTCGGACGGCGGTGGCCATTGAGGATTCCCTGCGGGCGGCCGCCACGGTAGGTGCCACCACCACGTGGGTCCTCAGCAACCACGACACGGTCCGGCACTCCACCCGCTTTGGGCTGAAGGACCCCACCACGTTCCCGAAGGGAATTGCTGCTGAGGATGAACAGCCGGATGCCGCGCTTGGCCTCGCCCGTGCCCGGGCAGCCAGCATGGTTTCACTTGCCCTCCCCGGTTCGGCGTACCTGTACCAGGGCGAGGAACTGGGCCTCCCGGAGCACACCACCGTTCCCGCCGAAGCGCGCCAGGACCCTACCTTCTTCCGGACGAACGGCATCGAGCGGGGTCGCGACGGCTGCCGTGTACCGCTGCCGTGGAAAGCCGCCGAGCCGGGCTACGGCTTCGCCTCAGCGTTCCCGGGCGAGGCACCTGCTGCTCCCTGGCTCCCCCAGCCGGAGTCCTTCGGCGAGCTGGCCGCCGACCGGCAGGACGGCGTCGACGGTTCCACGTTGGAGCTGTACCGTGCAGCGCTGGCGCTGCGCAAGGAACACCGGCTGGGCGCCGGGAGCTTCCGCTGGGCCGACGTGCACGCACCCGCGGACGGAGTGCTCGCCTTCCACAACGGGGATGTCCTGGTGATTGCCAACATGGGCCTTGCCGCCGCCACCCTGCCGGAAGGCTATCGGGTTGCGCTGGCCAGCGCGGATGAAGCGGTGACGGGCGGTCCGGCCGAATCAGGGACGGCCGAAACAGGCCCGGCCGAAACAGGTACGGCCGGATCGGGTACCCGCCCGGACGGCGCCCGGAAACTTGCGCCGGACTCCGCCGTATACCTCGTGGCGGTCTAG
- a CDS encoding carbohydrate ABC transporter permease, producing the protein MATELGPTPVKKPASGSPEIHHAPKGVGEDNRIASQGRWASWLLAPTIIALAVVIVYPIISALVMSFQKDAGLDPVTGLFTAGGPAGVQNYVNWLAQQCSAPGGGTVACPPGTLGAQFWSATATTFFFTVVTVTLETVLGFWMALIMARTFRGRSLVRAAVLVPWAIPTAVTAKLWLFIFAFEGIANKLFNTTILWTGSEWPAKWAVIIADVWKTTPFMALLILAGLQMIPAEVYEAAKVDGASTWQRFRLITLPLVKPALMVAVLFRTLDALRMFDLPYILTGGANNTTTLSILVINQIRQGFNAAAALSTITFIIIFIVAFIFVRFLGANVVEQSGTTGKGKK; encoded by the coding sequence ATGGCTACCGAATTGGGCCCGACGCCGGTAAAAAAGCCGGCGTCGGGCAGTCCCGAGATCCACCACGCACCCAAGGGGGTGGGGGAGGACAACCGGATCGCCAGCCAGGGCAGGTGGGCATCGTGGCTGTTGGCCCCCACGATCATCGCGCTGGCGGTTGTGATCGTTTACCCGATCATCAGCGCACTCGTTATGTCCTTCCAAAAGGACGCCGGCCTGGATCCCGTCACCGGGCTTTTCACGGCGGGCGGCCCGGCAGGCGTCCAGAACTACGTGAACTGGCTTGCCCAGCAGTGCTCCGCTCCCGGCGGCGGCACCGTGGCCTGCCCTCCCGGTACACTGGGCGCCCAGTTCTGGTCCGCGACGGCCACCACGTTTTTCTTCACCGTGGTGACCGTGACCCTGGAAACCGTCCTCGGTTTCTGGATGGCCCTCATCATGGCCAGGACCTTCCGGGGACGCAGCCTGGTCCGCGCAGCAGTCCTGGTCCCGTGGGCCATTCCCACCGCTGTGACTGCCAAGCTGTGGCTGTTCATCTTCGCTTTTGAGGGCATCGCGAACAAGCTGTTCAATACCACCATCCTGTGGACCGGCAGCGAGTGGCCGGCCAAGTGGGCAGTTATCATCGCCGACGTCTGGAAGACCACGCCGTTCATGGCCCTCCTCATCCTCGCCGGCCTCCAGATGATCCCCGCAGAGGTCTATGAGGCCGCCAAGGTTGACGGTGCCAGCACCTGGCAGCGGTTCCGCCTAATCACCCTGCCGCTGGTCAAGCCGGCGCTTATGGTGGCCGTCCTGTTCCGTACCCTGGACGCACTTCGCATGTTCGACCTGCCGTACATCCTGACGGGCGGGGCCAACAACACCACCACGCTGTCCATCTTGGTGATCAACCAGATCAGGCAAGGCTTCAACGCGGCGGCAGCATTGTCCACCATTACGTTCATCATCATCTTCATCGTCGCGTTCATCTTTGTGCGCTTCCTGGGTGCGAACGTCGTGGAACAAAGCGGAACCACCGGTAAGGGGAAGAAATGA
- a CDS encoding carbohydrate ABC transporter permease produces the protein MSAGTAATALRAKQDKGRKTAQNREKVAQGRTYISAAVILIWCLAPAYWMVVTAFRDVDFTYDTSILPTHITLDNFNTAFDTSFGNRFGDALRNSVFIGVVVTVVSLLIGVFAAYALARLNFRFKYLVLGFILGASMFPGVALITPLFQLFTNIGWMGTYQALIIPNISFVLPLTVYTMTSFFREMPWELEESARVDGCTQGQAFRKVILPLAAPAIFTTAILAFISSWNEFLIASQLSSDATQPVTVAIASFAGAQPNQIPYTAIMAAGTIVTIPLVILVLVFQRKIVAGLTAGAVK, from the coding sequence ATGAGCGCCGGAACAGCCGCGACTGCCCTGCGGGCAAAGCAGGACAAGGGCAGGAAGACAGCGCAGAACCGGGAAAAGGTTGCACAGGGGCGCACATACATCAGCGCCGCGGTGATCCTCATCTGGTGCCTGGCGCCTGCATATTGGATGGTGGTGACGGCGTTCCGCGATGTGGACTTCACCTACGACACCTCGATACTGCCGACGCACATTACGCTGGACAACTTCAACACCGCCTTCGACACCTCCTTTGGCAACAGGTTCGGGGATGCACTGCGCAACAGCGTGTTCATCGGCGTCGTCGTCACGGTGGTGTCGTTGCTGATCGGTGTCTTCGCGGCCTACGCCCTGGCACGGCTGAACTTCCGCTTCAAGTACCTGGTGCTGGGCTTCATCCTGGGCGCATCCATGTTCCCGGGCGTCGCCCTCATCACCCCGCTGTTCCAGCTCTTCACCAACATCGGCTGGATGGGCACCTACCAGGCGCTGATCATCCCGAACATCTCCTTCGTGCTCCCTTTGACCGTGTATACGATGACCTCCTTCTTCCGCGAAATGCCGTGGGAGCTTGAGGAATCGGCACGGGTGGACGGCTGCACCCAGGGGCAGGCATTCCGAAAGGTAATCCTGCCGCTGGCGGCACCGGCCATCTTCACCACGGCCATCCTGGCGTTCATCTCCTCCTGGAATGAATTCCTGATTGCAAGCCAGCTGTCCAGCGACGCGACGCAGCCGGTAACGGTTGCCATCGCAAGCTTCGCTGGCGCACAACCGAACCAGATTCCGTACACGGCCATCATGGCCGCCGGAACCATCGTCACCATTCCTTTGGTGATCCTGGTCCTGGTCTTCCAGCGCAAGATTGTTGCCGGCCTTACCGCCGGTGCCGTCAAGTGA
- a CDS encoding ABC transporter substrate-binding protein has product MKSPNFLLPAATAGVLALTLSACGGGGGTTGGGGGGDAEQGLDGRGPITYVQGKDNSNVVRPLIEKWNAAHPNEKVTFKEQTDSADQQHDDLVQNYQAKNPNYDVASVDVVWTAEFAAKGWLQPLKDKMAVDTKGMLEPTIEAGSYKGTLYAAPVSSDGGILYYRKDLVPTPPKTWDEMMQMCSIAKANNIGCYAGQFKKYEGLTVNASEAINSFGGSVLDKDGKPSLNTPEAKVGLENLAKAYADGNIPKEAITYQEEEGRQAFQDGKLLFHRNWPYVYNLATTEASSKVKDVLGMTALPGKDGPGASSLGGHSAAVSVYSKNKATALDFVKFLTDAEQQKFFATKGSLAPVLGDLYEDKELVAKLPYLPVLKTSIENAVPRPVTPFYPAVTKAIQENAYPAIKGEKSVESALSDMQKSIESASAGQ; this is encoded by the coding sequence ATGAAATCCCCTAACTTCCTTTTGCCGGCAGCTACTGCCGGCGTTTTGGCGTTAACACTTTCCGCCTGTGGTGGCGGAGGCGGCACTACGGGCGGGGGTGGCGGCGGCGACGCTGAACAAGGCCTCGACGGCCGTGGCCCCATCACCTACGTCCAGGGCAAGGACAACAGCAACGTCGTCCGTCCCCTCATTGAAAAATGGAACGCCGCACACCCGAACGAGAAGGTCACGTTCAAGGAACAGACTGACTCCGCCGACCAGCAGCACGACGACCTGGTCCAGAATTACCAGGCAAAGAACCCCAACTATGACGTTGCCAGCGTCGATGTTGTCTGGACGGCTGAGTTTGCCGCCAAGGGCTGGCTCCAGCCGCTGAAGGACAAGATGGCGGTTGACACCAAGGGCATGCTGGAACCCACCATTGAGGCCGGCTCGTACAAGGGCACCCTCTACGCAGCACCGGTGTCTTCCGATGGCGGCATCCTCTACTACCGCAAGGACCTCGTCCCCACTCCGCCCAAGACCTGGGACGAGATGATGCAGATGTGCTCCATCGCCAAGGCCAACAACATCGGCTGCTACGCGGGCCAGTTCAAGAAGTACGAAGGCCTCACCGTGAACGCTTCCGAGGCGATCAACTCCTTCGGCGGTTCCGTGCTGGACAAGGACGGCAAGCCGAGCCTGAACACTCCGGAAGCCAAGGTCGGCCTCGAGAACCTGGCGAAGGCCTACGCGGACGGCAACATCCCGAAGGAAGCCATCACCTACCAGGAAGAGGAAGGACGCCAGGCGTTCCAGGACGGGAAACTCCTCTTCCACCGCAACTGGCCGTACGTGTACAACCTGGCCACCACTGAAGCATCATCCAAGGTCAAGGATGTCCTGGGCATGACCGCCCTCCCCGGTAAGGACGGCCCCGGCGCCTCCTCGCTGGGCGGTCACAGCGCGGCCGTGAGCGTGTACTCCAAGAACAAGGCCACTGCCCTGGACTTCGTGAAGTTCCTGACGGACGCAGAGCAGCAGAAGTTCTTCGCCACCAAGGGTTCGCTGGCCCCCGTGCTCGGTGACCTCTACGAGGACAAAGAGCTCGTGGCCAAGCTGCCTTACCTGCCGGTCCTGAAGACGTCCATCGAAAACGCGGTACCGCGCCCCGTGACGCCGTTCTACCCTGCAGTGACCAAAGCCATCCAGGAAAACGCCTACCCTGCCATCAAGGGGGAGAAGTCCGTGGAATCCGCTCTGTCGGACATGCAAAAGTCCATCGAATCAGCTAGCGCGGGACAGTAG